The genomic window CAGACCGGCAAGCTGCTCGATCAGCTTGTCGCCGAGCTTGGCAGCGACTCTGCCGAGCGGGTGATCGCCTATCGCGGCGGGCAGCGCTGGGCGCAGAGCTACGAGCAGGTGCGGCTGGAAGAGCGCCCGGATGCAATGCCGCTGCGGGCGCGGGGTGTCTATCTGATCACTGGCGGATTGAGCGGCGTTGGTCTGGCGCTGGCCGAGCATCTGGCCCTGAGCGTCCAGGCGCGGCTGGTGCTGGTAGACGATCGCAGCTTCCCGCCCAAAGCGCAGTGGAGCCAATGGCTGGCAACACACCCTGACGACAACCCGACCAGCCGCAGTATTCGCAGCGTCCAGACGCTTGAGCAGCACGGAGCGGAGGTGCTGGTACACAGCGCGGATCTCGCCGATGTGCAGCAGATGCGCGCTGTGATCGGGCAGTGCATTGCTCGCTTCGACACGCTGCATGGCGTCATTCATGCTGCGGGAGCGCCCGGCGAGCACTTCTTCAACCCGATCGACCAACTCGACCCCGCCTCCTGCGGCTGGCATTTCCAGCCCAAAGTGCGCGGCGTGCTCGCGCTTCAGGCGGCCCTGGCCGAGCAGCAGCTTGATTTCTGCGCGCTCGATTCGTCGCTGGCGACCGTGCTGGGCGGGCTGGGCTACGCGGCCTATGCTGCGGCGAATCTGTTCATGGATGCCTTTGCGCAGCAGCAGCACAAGATCAGCCGCTACCCGTGGATCAGCGTGGGCTGGGATGCGTGGCACCTCGACGATCAGCGCTCGCAGATCACCAGCGTGAGCACGGATCTGGCTCAGATGGCGCTCACGCCTCAGGAGGGCGGCGCGGCCTTCCGCCGGATCATCGCGCAGCCGCCGGGCGCACACGTGATCATCTCAACCGGCGATCTGGCCGCCAGAATCACCCAGCAGCGCAGCAGAGTCGCCGCGCTGCGCGAGCAGGCCCAGCCGACCGAGAGCGGCCCGGTCGCGCTGCATCCACGGCCCAGGCTACAAACCCCGTATGTTGCGCCAGCCAGCGAGCTTGAGCGCTCGATCGCGCATATCTGGCAGCAGGCGCTCGGCTTCGAGCAGATCGGCGTCCACGATAACTTCTTCGACCTGGGCGGCGACTCGTTTATCGCGGTGCATGTGATCGCTCAGCTCAAGAAAGAGCTACAGCGCGATGTGCCGGTGGTTAGCCTGTACGCCGGGCTAACCATCCGCTCGCTTGCCGAGACGCTGGCCGCCGATGCTGCCGCCGAGCCATCGCCGGAGGAGACGATCGCGCAGGTCGAAGCGCGTGAGGAGAAAGCCAACCGGCGCAAGCAGATGCAACAGATACAGCGCGCCAAGAAACGGCTTGTCTAACCCTTACAAACGGCTTGCCGAGCCCGTCCGCGCACGGGTTTCTTGAAATTATGATTATCGGTACAGTAGAAGTACAGCCTCGAATCGACGCTATGCTCGGCTTCGTTGCCGACGCGCCGGGCAGCTATAGCGGATCGCCGCCGCGAAATCGGCCACGCTGAACGGCTTAGGCACCACATTGACGTTGAACGTGGCGAGGTCGTGCGCATATTCCACGACCGTTGCAGTATCGGCGGTACAGAGCACGACGGGGATCTGCTCGGTATCCGAGTACGTCTTGAGGTGAATCAGGAAGATCCAGCC from Herpetosiphonaceae bacterium includes these protein-coding regions:
- a CDS encoding KR domain-containing protein; its protein translation is MLDPILDAFTAEVSRVGLHAPLIPFVSNVTGAWITAEEATSPRYWAHHLRQTVRFEECTRVLLKDSDSVLLEVGPGQTLSRLVKRHPQTAPDRVVLASLRSAHEQQSDVGFLLTTLGKLWLAGVAIDWAGVYDDQRRLRVPLPTYPFERRRYWVDPQQQPGQPQPQASATGKRADLADWFYLPSWQRTQPPQPAPATDDRPWLVCMDDGMIGAGLVRRLRQSGREVIAVYCGEQFGRRDDGGLTLNPTRPADYQALLDELGAQDTLPERIVHLWSLSAEMPGALDEARFEQAQTHGFYSLIFLARALNASGAQQVRLTTIANQLHDVTGAETSAAEKCTLLAACTVIPQEYPQIACRSIDVALPPPGVQTGKLLDQLVAELGSDSAERVIAYRGGQRWAQSYEQVRLEERPDAMPLRARGVYLITGGLSGVGLALAEHLALSVQARLVLVDDRSFPPKAQWSQWLATHPDDNPTSRSIRSVQTLEQHGAEVLVHSADLADVQQMRAVIGQCIARFDTLHGVIHAAGAPGEHFFNPIDQLDPASCGWHFQPKVRGVLALQAALAEQQLDFCALDSSLATVLGGLGYAAYAAANLFMDAFAQQQHKISRYPWISVGWDAWHLDDQRSQITSVSTDLAQMALTPQEGGAAFRRIIAQPPGAHVIISTGDLAARITQQRSRVAALREQAQPTESGPVALHPRPRLQTPYVAPASELERSIAHIWQQALGFEQIGVHDNFFDLGGDSFIAVHVIAQLKKELQRDVPVVSLYAGLTIRSLAETLAADAAAEPSPEETIAQVEAREEKANRRKQMQQIQRAKKRLV
- a CDS encoding response regulator: MSARILVLDEDPNMCDLYRAVLESEGYEVMMAHSLPEIPIVRDLQPDLILLDYFRGPTPRGWIFLIHLKTYSDTEQIPVVLCTADTATVVEYAHDLATFNVNVVPKPFSVADFAAAIRYSCPARRQRSRA